The genomic window GTCGGCTGCCGGATCTCAGTCACTGATGCCCCTCGTCATTCGGAAAAACTTCGTCGAATTTAGTCTGTGTCTGCATCGTACGATACCCGTGCCCCCGCGGATACGAGCACACGCTGGCGCCCGGGTCAGGGCTTGATAACAATGCCCCTGAATTGTATGTGACAGCTCCCCGGACCGTGGCTTGATGACGGTGGCCTCAGGATTTGCGGCTGCGCGTCACCGTGAACTTCGGATTGCGGCCAACCTCCGACGTCGGCCCGATCATCCTTTCCAGCTGGCCGCGGTACTGCAAGTGGCTGTTGTAGACGGTCCACAGCTCACCACCCGGCGCCAGGATCCGCGAGGCTGCTTCGAACATCTTAAGGGCTGCTCCCGCATGGACGCTGGCCCCAACATGGAAAGGCGGGTTCAGCAGGATGAGGTCCGCACTGCCGGGCCCCAGCGTGGACATCGCGTCATCGTGCAGGACAGCGACCCGCTCCCCCACACCATTGGCATCGGCGGTACCGCGGGCCGAAGCAACCGCAGCAGCGGATTGATCAGTTGCCAGCACGTTGGCCTCTTCATGGCGCAGGGCATACATGGTGGCCAGTATTCCGGTGCCACACCCCAGGTCCACCACGCGGCGTGCTGACGGCATCATCTCGAAGTACGTCAGAAGGAAGCGTGTCCCGATGTCAAGGCGCGCGCCGGAGAAGACTGCCCCATGGGCACACACCGTGATTCCCAGCTCCGGCAACGGTTCCACCACGGGGAAAGGGGGCGTGTCCGGAGCATCTTTGGGGTCCCGGGCAATGAGCACCCTGGATTTCTGCCGGGCCAGTTGGGGTTGGACGGAGGAGAAGTACTTCTCAAGGACCGCGTTCATACCCACGGACATGTGCTTGACCCGGCCACCTGCCAAGACCACCGCATCCTTGGCTGCGAAGCGTGCCACGGCATCGGCAATTTCCTCCAGTTCAGCCAGTGACTTCGGCAGTTGGACGAGGATCAATCCGGCGTTGGCCAGCAAATCCGAATCCAACCCGTGCTGCGTGAAGCGGCCTTCCAAACCTGTTGCGGCTGCGTTGCGCTCCAAGGCGAGCCTTCCGGTGGCCAGATCCTGGTGGACACGGACATGCCCGACACCGAGCCCGGCCAGGGCTCCCAGTGTCAGGGCTCCGTAACGGTCCCCCACCACTACCAATTCCGAGCCGTCCTCGAACATTCCGGCCGCAGTTTCCAACAGAAGGCGATCCGTGGCGTCGTAGGCAAGCAAGTTCTCCGCCGCAACGTCAGGGACCCTGCTCAGCGAGCCAAAAACAGCGTCCAATTCCAATGCCGTCACGATGCAGGTTCTCACTTTCGTTGCGTTTTTGACTCGACTTTGCCAGTGCTTGGGAGGACCCTGAGAGTGCAGCACTCAAACACCTGGTTGTCCCCACACGTGGTGAACCCATCACACCGGCGGCAGGCACGCGTCGCGGTGGCCAAGGAGCCAGGCACCGGGACCATTCCCCATTCCGGCTCCCCCTCCCCTGCGAGAAGCCATGAGTGTCAATGTTGTCACGAACCTTGAAGTAAAGTCCCACAACTCTCCCGATGAAGCCCGGCGCCCGGAAAAGACGGTGCTGGATCTTGTCACGGTGGGAGACTACACAATCGGCCGTATGACCTTTGAACCGGGTTGGAACTGGGCCGACTGCATCAAACCAATAGTTGGTACCGATTCCTGCCAATTGAGCCATGTGGGATTCTGCGTTTCCGGCACGCTGGACGTTGAAACCGACGACGGCGGCCGGGTCAGTATCACCGCCGGCGATTCCTACTCGATCCCACCGGGACACAACGCCCACGTAGTTGGCGACCAGCCGTTCCAGGGTGTCGAGTTCGTCAGCGGTGCCGAATTCGCCAAGCGACCTGAATAGGCCTGCTGCTTCCAGGCAAAGCAAAAAGACCCCGCTCAATTGAGCGGGGTCTTTTTCCGAAGTGGAGCTGAGGGGACTCGAACCCCTGACCCCCTGCATGCCATGCAGGTGCGCTACCAGCTGCGCCACAGCCCCGGAATTGTTCACTCCTTGGCGAAGTTTTTCTCTTCCCGTCGAAGCAACTCGTCAATACTAACCACAATCCCCCGAGAAGAGAAATCGCCTGCGAGTGAACCGCCTCACACTGATGACGGCCCTTGATTGTGGCGTCCGGCAGCCAAGGCGCGCTGGACGAAACCACCGCGCCTCCCCCAAACGGGCTGCCGTCGGGCGCGCTGTAAACAGCCCGCTCCCCAAGAAGTCTAAGATCCATGCCTCCAGAAACCAAACCGTTCAGTCGGTTTAATTGAGGGAACGGAATAGGGCCGATGATAGCGTTATGGGGTTCCCGCAGCACTTCGCCCGGGCAATGCCCGCGGATCATCGCGTCCCGCGCAATTACTGGAAAGGTCACTCACCGCCGATGCAGCAACGTGCACAGGACACCCGCCTGGCAGTCATCGAAGGTGCGGCACGGGTGTTTGCGGACATCGGGTACGGAAACGCCAGCCTGGCCGACATCACCAAACGTGCGGGCGTGACCAAAGGCGCACTCTACTTTCACTTCACTTCCAAACGGGACCTTGCCCTGGCCGTGATCGACGAGCAACACGCCTTGGTACAGGCTGCCGGCGCCGACATTGCATCCTCCGACAACCCGGCCCTGGAAAAACTCATCGGACTCTGCAGAATGTTCGGGCAGCAACTTTTGGATGTCCCCATTGTGCAAGGTGGTATCCGACTCACCTTCGAGGCCTCCGCCTTCCAAGCTGACGTATCCGGCCCTTACCAGGATTGGATCACCACGGCCGAGCAGTTGCTGGTCCAAGCCCAGGCGGAGGGCGATGTCCGGGCCGACCTGGACGCTGCAGCCTTTTCCCGCTACCTGGTTTCCTCATTTACAGGAGTCCAGATGGTCTCCGAGGTCCTCACCGGGCGGGACGATGTCATGGCAAGAATCGAGCAGATGTGGGAGTTCATGCTGCCGGCATTGGCGTCAGGCGCCGACAAGTAAACACCCGCGTCCAAGGCGGAGCCTTGCTTCGGCCGCCGGGGCAGTTCGCGCCGCGGGGGCAGTTCGTAAAGCTACCTTCCGGGGACAGCAAAAGGGTCCTGCCTTCCTTGAGGAAAGCAGGACCCTTGATGGTGGAGCTGAGGGGACTCGAACCCCTGACCCCCTGCATGCCATGCAGGTGCGCTACCAGCTGCGCCACAGCCCCATATTCTTGCTGCTTCGCGGTCAACATTTCAGCCATCCGCGCCGAAGCAACTCAAATATCTTAGAACAGCATTTCCGAAAATTCCAAATCGGGAATATTCGG from Arthrobacter sp. StoSoilB20 includes these protein-coding regions:
- a CDS encoding class I SAM-dependent methyltransferase → MTALELDAVFGSLSRVPDVAAENLLAYDATDRLLLETAAGMFEDGSELVVVGDRYGALTLGALAGLGVGHVRVHQDLATGRLALERNAAATGLEGRFTQHGLDSDLLANAGLILVQLPKSLAELEEIADAVARFAAKDAVVLAGGRVKHMSVGMNAVLEKYFSSVQPQLARQKSRVLIARDPKDAPDTPPFPVVEPLPELGITVCAHGAVFSGARLDIGTRFLLTYFEMMPSARRVVDLGCGTGILATMYALRHEEANVLATDQSAAAVASARGTADANGVGERVAVLHDDAMSTLGPGSADLILLNPPFHVGASVHAGAALKMFEAASRILAPGGELWTVYNSHLQYRGQLERMIGPTSEVGRNPKFTVTRSRKS
- a CDS encoding cupin domain-containing protein, giving the protein MSVNVVTNLEVKSHNSPDEARRPEKTVLDLVTVGDYTIGRMTFEPGWNWADCIKPIVGTDSCQLSHVGFCVSGTLDVETDDGGRVSITAGDSYSIPPGHNAHVVGDQPFQGVEFVSGAEFAKRPE
- a CDS encoding ScbR family autoregulator-binding transcription factor, which encodes MQQRAQDTRLAVIEGAARVFADIGYGNASLADITKRAGVTKGALYFHFTSKRDLALAVIDEQHALVQAAGADIASSDNPALEKLIGLCRMFGQQLLDVPIVQGGIRLTFEASAFQADVSGPYQDWITTAEQLLVQAQAEGDVRADLDAAAFSRYLVSSFTGVQMVSEVLTGRDDVMARIEQMWEFMLPALASGADK